One region of Nakamurella flava genomic DNA includes:
- a CDS encoding 2-oxo acid dehydrogenase subunit E2 translates to SPFAGTVARLVAQPGDTIAVGAPIAYLLSESDDLMAGLFDDPAPTGPNGSTAEPAVPGSDVPPNLDAEPSTNGTPNRGLLDATPVSRRGPIPTVPRARRRAAELRVKLENVTATRADGVITVEDVEKAAQATAPTPVAAPAPVAAAPVAAPAPAAAPARPAPAPAPAAAAPAPAAAATGDADPGFADALAARRRSIRSAVARTMTSSAAVPQFTVFAELDLDAAARARGRIGWTTLLLRALSRALRNNPQVNAGWDEQAGTPAAPHTNVGVALAVDSAVGLLAPVVRDPDLLPVEEQDQLVRATINRARTGALTGADITGGTTTLSNLGGFGVPYFTSLLTPPQATALSIGAITERPVVHRGGLTIRLGATIGLTLDHRPVDGADGAKVLAEIGELFRNPDRLLD, encoded by the coding sequence ATCCCCCTTCGCCGGCACCGTCGCCCGCCTCGTCGCCCAACCCGGCGACACCATCGCCGTCGGCGCCCCCATCGCCTACCTGCTGTCGGAGTCGGACGACCTGATGGCCGGCCTCTTCGACGACCCGGCCCCCACCGGCCCGAACGGGTCGACCGCCGAACCGGCCGTCCCCGGCTCCGACGTCCCCCCCAACCTGGACGCCGAACCCAGCACCAACGGCACCCCGAACCGGGGCCTGCTGGACGCAACCCCCGTCTCCCGCCGCGGACCCATCCCCACCGTCCCCCGCGCCCGCCGCCGCGCGGCCGAACTGCGGGTCAAGCTCGAGAACGTCACCGCGACCCGCGCCGACGGGGTCATCACCGTGGAGGACGTCGAAAAAGCCGCCCAGGCAACCGCTCCCACCCCGGTCGCTGCCCCGGCACCGGTCGCGGCGGCCCCGGTCGCCGCCCCGGCACCAGCTGCCGCTCCGGCCCGACCCGCCCCCGCACCAGCCCCGGCCGCCGCGGCCCCCGCGCCGGCCGCTGCGGCCACCGGCGACGCCGACCCGGGCTTCGCCGACGCCCTGGCCGCCCGGCGTCGCTCCATCCGGTCGGCCGTGGCCCGGACCATGACCTCCAGCGCCGCGGTCCCCCAGTTCACCGTGTTCGCCGAACTGGACCTCGATGCCGCCGCCCGTGCCCGCGGACGGATCGGCTGGACCACCCTGCTGCTGCGGGCGCTGTCGCGCGCGTTGCGCAACAACCCGCAGGTCAACGCCGGCTGGGACGAGCAGGCCGGCACCCCCGCCGCCCCGCACACCAACGTCGGCGTCGCCCTCGCCGTCGACTCCGCGGTCGGGCTGCTGGCCCCCGTCGTCCGCGACCCCGACCTGCTGCCGGTCGAGGAGCAGGACCAGCTGGTCCGGGCCACCATCAACCGGGCCCGCACGGGAGCGCTCACCGGAGCGGACATCACCGGCGGCACCACCACCCTGTCCAACCTCGGCGGATTCGGGGTGCCGTACTTCACCAGCCTGCTCACCCCACCCCAAGCCACCGCCCTGTCGATCGGCGCCATCACCGAACGGCCGGTCGTCCACCGCGGCGGCCTGACCATCCGCCTCGGCGCCACCATCGGACTCACCCTCGACCACCGACCCGTCGACGGGGCCGACGGCGCCAAGGTCCTCGCCGAGATCGGTGAGCTGTTCCGCAACCCGGACCGGTTGCTCGACTGA
- a CDS encoding IspD/TarI family cytidylyltransferase yields MSGASSGPSPTVRAAGIVLGAGSGTRVGASLNKVFLPLAGRRVLAWSLLAFARVPAIRRLLLVVRDGDQDLADEMIDREVAPAIGSGRRVEVITGGSTRHESELFALRHLAADIAADRVDTVLIHDGARPIIGPSLVHRLLDEVAVTGAVYPGLEDEQICATGEDGHLVVDPAARYVRAQTPQVFSAAPLLRAYEQAFQDGFDTTDTVSCWNAYQPTLSSWIPGDVRNIKITYPDDLVDAERMLRATGFQVQ; encoded by the coding sequence ATGTCCGGAGCCTCTTCCGGACCGTCGCCGACCGTTCGGGCCGCTGGCATCGTGCTCGGCGCCGGCAGTGGCACCCGGGTGGGCGCTTCCCTCAACAAGGTGTTCCTCCCTTTGGCCGGCCGCCGGGTCCTGGCCTGGAGCCTGCTGGCCTTCGCCCGCGTCCCGGCGATCCGCCGGCTGCTGCTGGTGGTCCGGGACGGAGACCAGGATCTGGCCGACGAGATGATCGACCGCGAGGTGGCCCCGGCGATCGGTTCGGGCCGCCGGGTGGAGGTGATCACCGGGGGCAGCACCCGTCACGAATCCGAGCTCTTCGCCCTCCGGCACCTGGCCGCCGACATCGCTGCCGACCGGGTCGACACCGTCCTCATCCACGACGGCGCCCGCCCCATCATCGGCCCGTCGCTGGTGCACCGACTCCTCGACGAGGTCGCCGTCACCGGCGCCGTCTACCCCGGCCTGGAGGACGAGCAGATCTGCGCGACCGGCGAGGACGGCCACCTGGTCGTCGATCCGGCCGCCCGATACGTGAGAGCCCAAACCCCGCAGGTATTCTCCGCCGCCCCCCTGTTGCGGGCGTACGAGCAGGCCTTCCAGGACGGTTTCGACACCACCGACACCGTGTCCTGCTGGAACGCCTACCAGCCGACCCTGTCGTCGTGGATCCCCGGGGACGTCCGCAACATCAAGATCACCTACCCCGACGACCTGGTCGACGCCGAGCGAATGCTGCGGGCCACCGGATTCCAGGTGCAGTGA
- a CDS encoding cell division protein FtsQ/DivIB, whose product MTRLPRLSREARKDGGSGRSRSTGGRSGAKATTKAAPAGGVLTADRPAPDVRPRRAPQQVRRWPWILGAALTATLLVAAGVVIFFTPLLGLRSVVITAGSITGADGAAVAGGTLDPSLDAAVRAVVDVPDGTPLARIDLGGIAERVRDVPQVDAVSVGRSWPNAVTVTITPRVPVAVTSANGQLWLMDRQGVAYLPVAAAPAGLVTLKLATPGPGDPATEAAMTVIESFTDSFRGQVAAVSARTAYDVQLTLTDGRTVVWGGADQSARKMQVLPTLLEQKGSQYDVTDPSLVSVR is encoded by the coding sequence ATGACGCGGCTGCCGCGGTTGTCGCGGGAAGCCCGCAAGGACGGCGGATCGGGTCGGTCCCGGTCGACCGGCGGCCGGTCCGGCGCGAAGGCGACGACGAAGGCCGCTCCGGCCGGGGGAGTGCTGACCGCCGACCGACCGGCGCCCGATGTGCGTCCGCGGCGGGCGCCGCAGCAGGTGCGCCGGTGGCCCTGGATCCTGGGTGCCGCCCTGACCGCGACGCTGCTGGTGGCGGCCGGGGTCGTCATCTTCTTCACTCCGCTGCTCGGTCTGCGGTCCGTCGTCATCACCGCGGGATCCATCACCGGGGCCGACGGCGCCGCGGTGGCGGGCGGCACACTCGACCCCTCGCTCGACGCGGCGGTGCGTGCGGTCGTCGATGTGCCCGACGGAACCCCCTTGGCCCGTATCGATCTCGGCGGGATCGCCGAGCGGGTGCGGGACGTTCCGCAGGTCGACGCGGTGAGTGTCGGCCGCTCCTGGCCGAACGCGGTGACGGTCACCATCACCCCGCGCGTCCCGGTGGCGGTCACGTCGGCCAACGGTCAGCTGTGGTTGATGGATCGGCAGGGTGTCGCCTATCTCCCGGTCGCCGCGGCCCCGGCCGGCCTGGTGACTCTGAAGCTGGCCACTCCGGGACCGGGGGATCCGGCCACGGAGGCGGCGATGACGGTCATCGAGTCGTTCACCGACTCCTTCCGCGGCCAGGTCGCCGCGGTGAGCGCGCGGACCGCCTACGACGTGCAGCTGACCCTGACCGACGGCCGCACCGTGGTCTGGGGCGGAGCGGATCAGTCCGCTCGCAAGATGCAGGTGCTGCCGACGCTGCTGGAGCAGAAGGGGTCGCAGTACGACGTCACCGACCCGTCGCTGGTCAGCGTCCGCTGA